In Kogia breviceps isolate mKogBre1 chromosome 19, mKogBre1 haplotype 1, whole genome shotgun sequence, a single genomic region encodes these proteins:
- the SAMD14 gene encoding sterile alpha motif domain-containing protein 14 isoform X1 yields MSSSLGDCERPSSPSHRTISALRLETFVECLGVSAGGHLQWASGIAVFMCLVSAPLPRFADLDLAVPETVRLDSSLHKARAQLLAKGRRHRPSRSRLRDSASSAEDGEGSDGPGGKVTDGCGSPLHRLRSPLHSGPGSPAGSSFCLEPPGLRRSLDEDEPPPSPLARYRPLHNAASHEGLAAASCSPPRSAPSSDSSPSFVRRHPRAEPHSEDDSRDASPPEPASPTIGLDKKTRRKFLDLGVTLRRASTSKSRKEKGSNRLSMGSRESVEGSGRSGGSPFLPFSWFTDSGKGSACSGSNTSPACSPKHERFSPKKSASQESTLSDDSTPPSSSPKIPSGPRQAAKCSYPYHTLSQSSDEFLDEPLPTIYHWTSQQVGQWLHSLNLEQYAAEFAARQVDGPQLLQLDGSKLKSLGLSNSHDRALVKRKLKELAAAAEKERKAREKAARQREKLRRREQAAKRS; encoded by the exons ATGTCCAGCTCCCTGGGAGACTGTGAAAGACCCAGCTCTCCATCTCATAGGACTATCAGTGCCCTGCGTTTGGAGACATTTGTTGAATGCCTGGGTGTGAGTGCAGGTGGCCACTTGCAGTGGGCCTCCGGGATTGCTGTCTTCATGTGTCTGGTCTCTGCCCCTCTTCCCCGGTTTGCAGACCTGGACTTGGCTGTGCCAGAGACCGTCAGACTGGACAGCAGTTTACACAAGGCCCGAGCCCAACTACTGGCCAAGGGCCGGAGACACAGGCCCTCCCGCTCGAGGCTTCGGGACAGTGCCAGCTCTGCAGAGGATGGTGAAGGCTCCGATGGGCCCGGAGGCAAG GTGACCGATGGCTGCGGGAGCCCCCTGCACCGGCTGCGCTCGCCTCTGCACTCGGGCCCGGGGTCCCCAGCCGGGAGCTCCTTCTGCCTGGAGCCCCCGGGGTTGCGGCGCAGCCTGGACGAGGACGAGCCGCCGCCCTCGCCTCTCGCACGCTACCGGCCCCTGCACAACGCCGCCTCGCACGAGGGCCTGGCCGCCGCCTCCTGCTCGCCGCCGCGCTCCGCGCCCTCGTCCGACAGCTCGCCCAGCTTCGTGCGCCGCCATCCCCGCGCCGAGCCGCACAGCGAAG ATGACAGCCGAGATGCCAGCCCACCTGAGCCCGCCAGCCCTACCATTGGCCTGGATAAGAAGACTCGCCGAAAGTTCCTGGACCTGGG GGTCACCTTACGCCGAGCATCCACTAGCAAGAGCCGGAAGGAGAAGGGCAGCAACCGCCTGTCCATGGGCAGCAG GGAGTCAGTGGAGGGGTCCGGCAGGTCAGGGGGCTCCCCGTTCCTGCCCTtttcctggttcacagacagtGGCAAGGGCTCGGCGTGTTCTGGCAGCAACACCTCCCCGGCCTGCTCCCCTAAACACGAGCGCTTCAGCCCTAAGAAGTCAGCTTCTCAG GAATCCACTCTGAGTGATGACTCCACACCCCCCAGCAGCAGCCCCAAGATTCCAAGTGGTCCCCGGCAGGCAGCCAAGTGTTCCTACCCCTACCACACACTGTCCCAGTCTTCGGATGAG TTTCTGGATGAACCTCTCCCCACCATCTACCACTGGACCAGTCAGCAGGTGGGCCAGTGGCTGCACAGCCTCAACCTGGAGCAGTATGCCGCCGAGTTTGCTGCAAGGCAGGTGGATGGGCCGCAGCTACTGCAGCTGGATGGAAGCAAACTGAAG AGCCTGGGGCTCAGCAACTCACATGACCGGGCGCTAGTGAAGCGGAAGCTGAAGGAGCTGGCAGCGGCCGCGGAGAAGGAGCGCAAGGCCCGGGAGAAGGCTGCACGGCAGCGTGAGAAGCTCCGGCGCAGGGAGCAGGCGGCCAAGAGGAGCTAG
- the SAMD14 gene encoding sterile alpha motif domain-containing protein 14 isoform X2, whose product MASSKLREPADEVFDLDLAVPETVRLDSSLHKARAQLLAKGRRHRPSRSRLRDSASSAEDGEGSDGPGGKVTDGCGSPLHRLRSPLHSGPGSPAGSSFCLEPPGLRRSLDEDEPPPSPLARYRPLHNAASHEGLAAASCSPPRSAPSSDSSPSFVRRHPRAEPHSEDDSRDASPPEPASPTIGLDKKTRRKFLDLGVTLRRASTSKSRKEKGSNRLSMGSRESVEGSGRSGGSPFLPFSWFTDSGKGSACSGSNTSPACSPKHERFSPKKSASQESTLSDDSTPPSSSPKIPSGPRQAAKCSYPYHTLSQSSDEFLDEPLPTIYHWTSQQVGQWLHSLNLEQYAAEFAARQVDGPQLLQLDGSKLKSLGLSNSHDRALVKRKLKELAAAAEKERKAREKAARQREKLRRREQAAKRS is encoded by the exons ACCTGGACTTGGCTGTGCCAGAGACCGTCAGACTGGACAGCAGTTTACACAAGGCCCGAGCCCAACTACTGGCCAAGGGCCGGAGACACAGGCCCTCCCGCTCGAGGCTTCGGGACAGTGCCAGCTCTGCAGAGGATGGTGAAGGCTCCGATGGGCCCGGAGGCAAG GTGACCGATGGCTGCGGGAGCCCCCTGCACCGGCTGCGCTCGCCTCTGCACTCGGGCCCGGGGTCCCCAGCCGGGAGCTCCTTCTGCCTGGAGCCCCCGGGGTTGCGGCGCAGCCTGGACGAGGACGAGCCGCCGCCCTCGCCTCTCGCACGCTACCGGCCCCTGCACAACGCCGCCTCGCACGAGGGCCTGGCCGCCGCCTCCTGCTCGCCGCCGCGCTCCGCGCCCTCGTCCGACAGCTCGCCCAGCTTCGTGCGCCGCCATCCCCGCGCCGAGCCGCACAGCGAAG ATGACAGCCGAGATGCCAGCCCACCTGAGCCCGCCAGCCCTACCATTGGCCTGGATAAGAAGACTCGCCGAAAGTTCCTGGACCTGGG GGTCACCTTACGCCGAGCATCCACTAGCAAGAGCCGGAAGGAGAAGGGCAGCAACCGCCTGTCCATGGGCAGCAG GGAGTCAGTGGAGGGGTCCGGCAGGTCAGGGGGCTCCCCGTTCCTGCCCTtttcctggttcacagacagtGGCAAGGGCTCGGCGTGTTCTGGCAGCAACACCTCCCCGGCCTGCTCCCCTAAACACGAGCGCTTCAGCCCTAAGAAGTCAGCTTCTCAG GAATCCACTCTGAGTGATGACTCCACACCCCCCAGCAGCAGCCCCAAGATTCCAAGTGGTCCCCGGCAGGCAGCCAAGTGTTCCTACCCCTACCACACACTGTCCCAGTCTTCGGATGAG TTTCTGGATGAACCTCTCCCCACCATCTACCACTGGACCAGTCAGCAGGTGGGCCAGTGGCTGCACAGCCTCAACCTGGAGCAGTATGCCGCCGAGTTTGCTGCAAGGCAGGTGGATGGGCCGCAGCTACTGCAGCTGGATGGAAGCAAACTGAAG AGCCTGGGGCTCAGCAACTCACATGACCGGGCGCTAGTGAAGCGGAAGCTGAAGGAGCTGGCAGCGGCCGCGGAGAAGGAGCGCAAGGCCCGGGAGAAGGCTGCACGGCAGCGTGAGAAGCTCCGGCGCAGGGAGCAGGCGGCCAAGAGGAGCTAG